The genomic interval CGGCGCCTCCCGCGCGCTGGTGCAGAGGCTGGGCGTCTCCAAGGCGAACGAGGCGCTGATCATGAGCAAGCGGATCTCGGCGGGGGAGCTGCTGCATACCGGGTTCGTGAACAAGGTGTTTGAGACGGGGAGGGGGGAGGATGCCGAGTTTAGGGAGCTGGTCCTGAGAGAGGTTGACGAGAGGTTGGGGGAGCATTTGATCGGGGATAGTTTGACGGGGATCAAGGCGCTGATCCGGCGGCCGGATATGGATGCGATGGATAAGCAGAATTCGCAGGAGGTGTTTGCTGGGTTGGAGAGGTTCATGAGGGGGATCCCGCAGGAGGAGTTTAGGAAGATTGCGAGCGGTGAGAAGAGGCATAAGTTGTGAGGTGGTTTTGGCGTAGAGATTGAGATTGAGATGAATCGTAAAGGGACTTTATAGAACGTCTCAAGCGAGAAAGATAGAGTACAACGTCTTCATCGTGTCATGGACCACTCTTAGACTCGGCATATGATGGGAATTTCCATCCATGATCTACTCGTGGGGGGTATCTATGTACAAATTCTCAACTTCACAAGAGACCGAAAAGCAGGTTCGTCTTCTTGTGGTACTCCTGCGACGACTTGCTTATCCGCTGGCGCGCCCCGTCGCCGTCCAAGCCCGTGCGTTTGAAGATCTTGTCCTCCAGGCTCGCGAGGTTGTTGTCTTGGCTTGCCGCGGGGGCATCGAGGTAGCAGCGGAGGAAGGACACGTCGTAGAGCCATTGGATGAGGAGATCGCGACGCTGTTGGGCGAGGCCGTCGTCCGCCTTTGCCGGTGCCTTTGCTGCGGGTTCGGTGGTCTCTGGTTCCTGTTCTGATTTCTCTTCCTTCTTttcgtcttcgtcttctcCGTTTGCGTCTTCTCGCTTTTCCTCGCCTGAAGGAACCTCCGGCTTCTCTGCTTCAGACGCCTCGACCTCCCTGTCGTCACCATTCTCCTCTACCGAGTCCTTGGCACCATCGTCAGGGTTCGCATCAGAGCTATTCCCGGTGCCATCCTCCGCCAGGTGCGCGTCCAAGGCCTCGAGCCACATCTCGCCCAGCTGCGTCCCGAGATGCCGCTTAATCACGCCCACGGCCACCGCGCTCCAGAGGTCCATACCCGCATCGCCCATCTCCGTCGACACGTCCCGCAAGAACTGGAACACCCTAGGCGAAGGCTGCGTGGGCAGCTCGGGACTCCCCTCCCACAGCGGCCGCCCAACAACAGTCTTTTGCGTGAGCGCCCTGGCCTTGAACGTTTCTAATGGCTGCGCGGCCACGGTAACGGACAACCGTTCGTGCAGCGACGGGACAGCCTCCAACCCGAACCGCTCAACGGCGTCGAGCTTCGGCAGACCCTCGCGCACGTCGCGCAGGATGCGGAGGAGGTACATGGCCACCTGGCCGCTGTTCTGCGCACCCTCCCTAGGCCGCCAGAGACCCGCCAGCTTCCCGTCCAGGTCCGCAAAGGCCTCGACCAGCGTCGCGTCGAGCTTCTCGTGCAGCGTCCGCGGGTCCTCTCTGCTGAGCAGCTGCTGCCTCGCCTCGATCGTCTCCTCGTCCTCAATCTCGTCAACGTCGTTGTCCCACCGCTGCCGCTTGAGCTGCTCCACCACCTCGCCCACCTCGTCGATGATGTGCCGCCACGACTGGAACCCGCTGACGGCCTTGGACACGGCGTCGTTGCGGCCGTGCAGCCGCGCGACGAGCTCCTGGAGGAAATGGTCGGCGCCGTGGATCAGGTCGATGTCGAACCCGCGCACGTTCCACAAATCGACCCCCCCGTCCGTCACGCCGTCCTGCCACGAGTCCAGCGTCGCCGACACCTCGGATCCGACGAGGTGGAGCTTGTTGACTTTGGTCTCGACGACGCGGAGCATGTGCCCGTTGACGGCGCCGCGCAGCTCGTCGAGCATCTCGGAGGGATCGAACCCGCGCGCCTTGCCGCCCTCGCGGATCCAGAGCTGCAGCACGCTCGTCCGCAGCTCCGTGATGGCCCTGAACTCCGTCATCCGCTCCATCGTCTTCCTGAGCCCGTCGACGAGGACCTCGCCGCCACGCTTCGCCCAGCCGAAGAGCATGTCCCGCGCCTGCGGGCCGTCGAGGTCGTCGTGCCGCACAAAGGGCGTGAAGAACTGGATCTCCTCGCCGCACCACCGCTCGTAGACGTCGAGGCGGAGGCACTCGAGCGTCTTGAGCGTCGCGTCCGCCAGTAAGGGGCTCTTTTTGAGGTTCGATAGCGCGTCGGATAGCTTGAAGGGCACCAGGGCCTGCACGTCGAGCAGCGTCTTGGTGTACAGCGTCAGGCTCTTGAGCACGTCCGCCGTGCTCCTCTGCCGCTCCTTGGTGTCTTCGACGTCGAAGGCCAGGGCCATGGCGGCTCCGCGAACGCGCAGGAAGTGGTTGACGACGTCGCGTGCGCCGGAGCTGGTGGCCAGGCTGTACGCGCAGAGCGCCTTGAGGACGTCCTGCTGCTTGACGGACTCGCCCGTCCGCTCCAGCAGGGTTTCGATATTCCGCAAAAGTCTCCTCCTCAGCCCGCCCAGGCTCTTCTTCGCGGTCTCGACTGTGTGTCCGACGTCACTCTCCAGAAGCAGAGCCCCCTTCTCCGCCTCTAGGCTCTTCACCAAAAGCCTGCTCAGTACCAGCACCTTGCTGGCAAGCACGACCCTATCACCCTTGCTCAGATCCTGGCTCCCGACACCAGCGGCCCCAGAGCCCCGGAGCACACGTCCAACGACGAGCCCGCAGGCCTCGAGCAGCCTCGCCCTGGCAACCACGCCGATAGCCCCACCGCCGGCGCcgttgccgctgccgcccagCTCCCTCGCGCTCCGCTCGAACCCGCCCAGGCCCGTCACCTTCTTCCCGACTACCCCGCGACCGCAGCGCCCGCCCATACCGCCGAGGACGTTCTGCACGGCGTCGTTGTCCTTGCGCATCTGGACGATTGTGTCGGCAGTGCCGAGGAGGTCGCGGTAAGAGCTGCCGACCTGAGTGCGCAGGCGGCTCGCCTTTTCGTCAATTTCGACATGGAGGGCTCTATGGATGCCGCGGATCTGCGGGAGGGTGTAGGTTGACGAGAAGACTTGGGCGGAGGAGGTGAGGGTTGAGAGATCGGGGGTCGCCAttttggtggtggtggtggtcttTCGAGGACGGTTTCGGATGGCGTCGTTATCGGTGGGTCGTCGGATTCATTGAGATTTCTTCGTATGCGGAATTCTCCTTCTATGATGTTTCTATATTCGTGAGGCTTCTGCGCTGGTCTCGCGCCTGCCTTTTGGGTGGCGATTGTAGATTTGCAGTTGGAAGCTTGAGCTTGGATGTTGAAGCTGTGCTGGCCACATGGAACGGAATTTGGTGGGGCCAGCTTTCTCGAGCTTCGGGACCCTGCAATTTACCCCAGCTAACAAATCAATCTCACTTACAGTATCAGTCTCCCTCCCTCACATTGAACCACTCATAACCACATATCGGTGCAAAGTGGCAGTCTACCCAATTGAAAGCACATCGTCAGAAAGAAACGCTTCGATTTGAAAACTTTTGAAATTCAATTGTATTACGTGAAGGCACCGACGACAACGTAACTCTACAATTTCCTCGCCCTGACAATGCCCGTCGTGATACCCGACATCTCACCACCGTAGCCGCCCTTGGGCTCGCCTCCCTTGTACACGGCCTTCATGCTCCTCAGCTTCTTCTGCTTCTCCTCGTACTTCATCCTCTTCTTGACGCGCGGGTTGCGGTTCTCCTTCTTGCGCTTCGGCGTCAGGCCCTTGTTCTTCTCGATCGCGTACGTGATCTTGCGCTTGCCGTCCTCGCCGACAATCTCCTGCTCCACGATGCGGTCCGCCTTGCTGGCCGCCGCCAGCGCCGCACTGTACGCCGCCTTGtccgccttcttcttcttggaaGAGGCGGCCACCATGTCGTAGTACTCGTCGTCCCCTTCCTCGCgcagcgccgccgccgtcttgccctcgttgtcgtcgtcgctgTCGCCGTCGCCGAGGTCGGCACCGAATTTCTGACCGCGGGATTCGGCTTCGCGGTTGAGGCGGGCCTGGCGGTCGCGGAGACGCTCGCGGTAGGGGATATCCGCGTCGCCACCGGCCGCGGCGCCGGCGTCGGCGCGCTTGTTGGCCTTTTGGACGATTTGCGAGGTGTAGAAGCGCAGACTCTTCTTGCGGGCGGCCTTGTCCGCGGCCGTCCGGGCGTCGAGGACCTCCTCCTCGCCAAAGTCGGAGTTGTCGCCCTCCTCCGTAGCCTTGGCAGCCTTCTTGGTCTTCTTGCTGCTCTTCTTGGACTGCTTGAGTAGGTCGTCGAGGTCGGCGAGCGATTcctcgacggcggcggccttCTTCTGCGCCTGCTTGTTCTTGGACTTGGCTGCCTTCTCGAGTCTCCGCTGTCTCCTGATCCCCTCTCTCGCCGCGGCGAAGGCATCTTCGTCTGCATCGCCGGCGGGGGCGGCGCTGATGTCCTCATCGGCGGAGGATACCTCCATCGAGTCGTCGGGCCGTACTGGCGCAGCGTTCTTGACCTGCTGCCACGCGTCGCGGCACTCCAGCAGCGTCTCCATGACGTCGTGATCGCGGAGTTCGGCGGGGTCGAGCGTCTTTTGGGCTGTTGAACCGTCGCGTGCCGGGGATGTGAGGATGGCAAAGTAGCTTGCCAGTGCGGCGACGTAGCAGCCGAGGATCCAGTACTTTACGGCCTCGAGCGATTGGCTCGACTTGCCGTGGGCGTCTTTCTGCAGGATGGCCAGTTGCGGTTGCAGGGTCTGGAACTCGTTCACCAAGTGCTCGAACTCGGGGTATCTGCTCTGGAGGATCTTTGTGCGCTGCTCGGGACCCATGTCGTCCGTGATCTCGACGTCCTTGAGAACCTCTGTGACAACGTCCTGGTCCTCTTCGTCCTCCTCGGCGGCTGCCAGCCATTCGCCCTCGTCGAACAGAAAATCCTCCTCGGACATCTTAGCCAGCTTCTTCTGCTGGAGGCGCTTGGCCTCGGCCTCTTCCTCGAGCGCATCGGCCTCGGTCTCGATTTGGTCGGCATTGTAGTATTCCTTCTTTGAGGAACCCCACCAATTCGGGTCGTTCTCATTCTCTGCCCCTTCGCCCTCTTCCTCAACCTCCTCCTCGGCCGCAGCAGCCTTACCCTTCTTGGACTTCCGGGAGGGCTTCTTGGTCTCTTGTTCGGAatcgtcgccgtcgtcgaGGTCCAGGATTTCTTCGTCCGAGTGTTCCAGGAACTTGTCCTCCTCGTCGGCCTTCCTTCTCCTCTTGGATTTAGGGCCCTCGTCGAACATGATCTTGTCGCGGTTCAGGAAGTACTCGTCTTCTGAATCGGCGACATCTTCGTAGCTGGTGATGGGGCCCAGACGGGCATCGGCGGGGTCGAAGTCCTTGGGGCCAGTGCGCTCGTTTTGGCCAGAGGCCTTTCTCTTCTTCGCCATCGTGGCCGATTGATTTGACCGAACAGATCTGGGGTCGAAGCGTAGGGTGGAAGGGTTGGAGCGAAAGTCGATTTCGGTGATGAGAATCGGGCGTTGGATGGGGCGGGATCTCTTTGCTGCACTTTGACGGCTACGAAAAATGTTCTTGCACCGTCGAGCGCAGAACTTTTTAGTGGAGATGCATCGGCAGGGATGTTTCTCATTGGTTTTGAGCCTCAACCTAACGGTGGGGTCCACACTTGGCCGTCCCACGGTCAAATCGATGTAAGTCAGCAACATATCACTCAACTATCACCGTCTCAAGCACATCATTTGCTCTCTTCAATGGAAAAAACTGGACTATGTTTTTTCTCAAAGCTCGAGGATACATGATAATCTCCGCCCAAAATTGAATTCGAATACAAGCTGGTTGCACGAGATATGAAGGATCAAAGACTACTTCACAGTTACACAATGTACTTTCTTAGCGGCGCAAGCTGGCAAGCTGGGTCAGCATGCTCAGTTGACAGAGCCGTTTGAGATGGGTACCTTTGGTATTGAGCGGCAGGAATGTACAATTGGTGAAAATCGTATTGAATTCAACAAGCTTTCGAAGTGTCAGCACTGCTGTAAATCAAGATTGAAATCAGGAGGACTAACCCAAGCTGGCCAACCTGTCATACCATTCCACCTAGACGAACGCCGTCAGCAGCCACTTGAAGGTACAATTTACCCCACCAGGAACGACAGGGACCTGGATCCTAATGGCTGCGCACACCCACGTACCTTACTGGACCGTACCTACAAATACCTTGGGGGAGCACGGGAGCTACTCCAGCTACAACGCCTCGCGCGTCCCGAGCAATTCATCACCGACAAAGCCGGAACATAAAGTCACGACGGCTCCCTCTCTCCCCTTTTCCAATCGCCCTCGGCCATCTTCTCTCCCAACTCGAGAGGTATGGAATACGCGTCGCAAGCTCTCTGGATCGCCCTGCCCGCCCTCGCAGCAGCCCTTCTCGCATCCGCAATGGGTCTGTTCAACTGGAAGAATCACATGCCCGTTGATGGCAAGGTACGCTCAATTCCTTGAATCCCCCCTTTGATTCACATACGCATACTCACCCGCACTCTTCCCCAGACCGTCCTCTTGACCGGCGCCTCCGAGGGCATGGGCCGCAGCGTCGCCCTCCAACTCGCCGCAAAGGGCGCAAACCTCATCCTCATCGCCCGCAACGCCGCCCGCCTCCAAGAGCTCGTCGCCGAGTGCAAATCCGCCGCCAAGAACCCGTCCACCCAGCGCTTCACCTACATCACCGCCGACATCACAAAGGAGGACTACGCCACGCCCCTCCTCGCCGAGGCCACCGCCTGGAACGGCGGCCGCAGCCCGGACGTCGTCTGGTGCATCGCCGGCATGGCCTCCACCGGCTTCTTTACCGAGGTGCCCTTCTCCGAGACCCGCAGGAACATGGACGTCAACTTTTACGGCACCGCCGAGATGGCCCACGCCATCCTCCGCGTCTGGCTCGCCCCCGAGGCCCCCGTCGAGGCCGAGCCGCGCCACCTCATCATGACCACCAGCGTCGTCGCCTTCTTCACCGTCGCCGGGTACGCCCCCTACGCCGGCTCC from Colletotrichum lupini chromosome 2, complete sequence carries:
- a CDS encoding short-chain dehydrogenase; the protein is MEYASQALWIALPALAAALLASAMGLFNWKNHMPVDGKTVLLTGASEGMGRSVALQLAAKGANLILIARNAARLQELVAECKSAAKNPSTQRFTYITADITKEDYATPLLAEATAWNGGRSPDVVWCIAGMASTGFFTEVPFSETRRNMDVNFYGTAEMAHAILRVWLAPEAPVEAEPRHLIMTTSVVAFFTVAGYAPYAGSKWAIRGLADTLSQEVELYPQNVKVHVVFPGTITSPGLEKENLTKPQITHQLEELDPVQSPDEVARAAIKGLERGDYFVAVAWLGSLMRWSGLGGSLRNNWVVDTLGICLSSLVWIFILPDMLRQIRNYGKKHGHPATYAKSQPKPSS
- a CDS encoding Sas10 domain-containing protein; the encoded protein is MAKKRKASGQNERTGPKDFDPADARLGPITSYEDVADSEDEYFLNRDKIMFDEGPKSKRRRKADEEDKFLEHSDEEILDLDDGDDSEQETKKPSRKSKKGKAAAAEEEVEEEGEGAENENDPNWWGSSKKEYYNADQIETEADALEEEAEAKRLQQKKLAKMSEEDFLFDEGEWLAAAEEDEEDQDVVTEVLKDVEITDDMGPEQRTKILQSRYPEFEHLVNEFQTLQPQLAILQKDAHGKSSQSLEAVKYWILGCYVAALASYFAILTSPARDGSTAQKTLDPAELRDHDVMETLLECRDAWQQVKNAAPVRPDDSMEVSSADEDISAAPAGDADEDAFAAAREGIRRQRRLEKAAKSKNKQAQKKAAAVEESLADLDDLLKQSKKSSKKTKKAAKATEEGDNSDFGEEEVLDARTAADKAARKKSLRFYTSQIVQKANKRADAGAAAGGDADIPYRERLRDRQARLNREAESRGQKFGADLGDGDSDDDNEGKTAAALREEGDDEYYDMVAASSKKKKADKAAYSAALAAASKADRIVEQEIVGEDGKRKITYAIEKNKGLTPKRKKENRNPRVKKRMKYEEKQKKLRSMKAVYKGGEPKGGYGGEMSGITTGIVRARKL